From one Luteolibacter sp. SL250 genomic stretch:
- a CDS encoding carboxymuconolactone decarboxylase family protein, with amino-acid sequence MNEDTGTPKARIEHWKTAPDTMKAMIALEGAVRSSGIDPKLYELIKLRASQINGCAYCIDMHFNDLLKGGESAQRLNLLPVWREAPHLYTPAERAVLRWTEALTNLPGGHVTDADFAELRAHFSEKEIPELTLAIATINAWNRFGVGFRLPVAPLN; translated from the coding sequence ATGAACGAAGACACCGGCACCCCGAAGGCCCGCATTGAACACTGGAAAACCGCACCGGACACCATGAAAGCCATGATCGCCCTGGAAGGCGCGGTCCGTTCGTCGGGCATCGACCCGAAACTCTATGAGCTGATCAAGCTCCGCGCCTCCCAGATCAACGGTTGCGCCTACTGCATCGACATGCACTTCAACGATCTGCTGAAAGGCGGAGAAAGCGCCCAGCGGCTGAACCTGCTGCCGGTGTGGCGGGAAGCACCCCACCTCTACACCCCGGCGGAGCGGGCCGTGCTGCGCTGGACGGAGGCACTGACCAACCTGCCCGGCGGCCATGTGACCGACGCGGACTTCGCGGAACTCCGCGCGCACTTCAGCGAGAAGGAGATCCCCGAACTCACTCTCGCCATCGCCACCATCAATGCATGGAATCGTTTCGGCGTGGGCTTCCGCCTGCCCGTGGCACCACTGAACTGA